A single window of Pieris napi chromosome 8, ilPieNapi1.2, whole genome shotgun sequence DNA harbors:
- the LOC125051751 gene encoding uncharacterized protein LOC125051751 isoform X2 produces MESSEDDAGTATSASRRESAREKDLGRLEDVDATSSIQQDTSELRTSCQTPAMSEDNFDGDSVPSPSTHDVNTSTEAILDMIDEIVDGPGAPKRLPLLLDTDAENAPTSCEQQNEQALESATPEPELGLSTSSIIKNHNSEVENVESDTKCTSKTQNEDISMQSNPCDSVKNSHTDDVNINIKHQSPEISANPKHGLSDNCESFASDKSCLSEVSETGARVKSNTESVACVSTEVGQSSCTENVTVCATVPSVAPLCSKNIRSSNIRSVERNIESPINIENHVNISELQLESITCVSTNNVESSNGDHLESARHCLQKEVERTEILSNSCSISGDDRESSQIESEGNLKCKNTVTSPNIVLAASNCESSDKVESSSNLEILSTDHNISSVPLSKSVDCGTNDSPIKIDIESSRTSKNAPVLEQSKRSETEPSSASNLASKTSCDNNSNNECVPGSGTRNTQVIENSETSLNIENISENTSNSESTIALDPAVSKAGLSLENLEDTIKTVVSNIQQATSSKSLSSPMPSIPSSSVTRTEGSISMEAMNDRLKCVTTCEKKDIVVVESAESTSSDCSASEVKSYSVESMSRIPLRRRLVRPALSRPDSTVSSTVDSSITPHTSEHSSECIKDVSSSSDAVTTVQDSDNTEDIRSVSEISICKAETSTSPHKKIRLIRRKNDPQLNSTPFESLIRESKECESTSSCEEKLTVTSEQVPSVSVSSHIKENLDYKSSPDITDHLENSNDSPTPSSSLKNPELIRYPDNKEHERVPPLKLHIPNENKVLEKLQSHEHSKGERSSYNIELKEEKLDESERIVPKLTIKVNNTPCDKPDLKSPIPKLTIKPVKVPISEENDRISEDKVFKANITKLNIKPILKPPEKINEIHRKSSSSEISESEYSENDDSTSTSDPPSANEQGPLDVVPKVTIKLGKPGTDSEGKFYTESNIPKLTIKGIQNSNEEGRESPSKLKLVVCQSEEKQMEKVPKLTIKSVSISEGQPLSPKLTIKPLKPPDGLNRDIIYEDNPPIPKLIISTDSSHSDQKDQSHVHKVTIKPITKPDTEAFSKTPKKTMPENLENIPVITKLNIKPVIKPDNNLEVCNKIDEKVPIVSKINIKPIIKPIEVDFSKEDNIPKITKLNIKPIKSPDGNSSRDTDCQEDTIEETKPIITKLNIKPILKPKDEDISKESENHSSENSSDDNNDNIPIVTKINIKPICRPTELEETEPCNASKDENIPIVPKLIIKPLVKPDQPGPQSPKKERTSSPDLRNQNIPLVTKLNIKPIVKPDENQLKLEDGEDVKNPPLLMKINRKTRSDSGSDTQYHIDKGMDQYNNIHHNIPIISKLNVKPNFIETKSVCNAHESLEQSNYAQNDNQHDKQDLVSIGTLGEVKPAPVRQANQPDLKLNHKGDIENNFEETSNRVPSTTLTKELNEDSKDSKSFSDKTDVTFNYQISNIQKPVMEEEKQLRQKSQPSNTNCTLLKKLLENRKYDNSSLNSDSSPNTSNSILPVQTGHTPSNDCTKHEIIDLCNSNDDERESSPAQLKIRSMQDLCNEVSESVTKPLEISISDKINQCSDQDSPRIILKINKTDHGASAKIITDEIINKNETKGVSPTDSMMTNRRRPILLGRKKQESESANVSEGKKLRSSRIVQSPEKSSFPKKNTGKRPSNLDSSTGPPSPKEAELSVLDSKRLKLGQLLSSKTLTITPVVVSKTGPITPTDSLEIRQAKINHSLLNNENCSKNGSSKLHNILSNLQAKQQLKVMPLNDLHSERKHSESPELKSGGTSLDSNPNIQVESEPLHQNCDEIRDTLFQESAESRDYNITPDPLSRDPLEVVTLKGSPDITAEDAVKIPSIVEMTPQPKKRGRPRKLPVSEGAKPLVLPTPALEERPQRSLRLSRDRPVLIVKPRGRGRGRGRRMDPEQTPPQEAGVVDTANKFFDEKTEEIDPTSSRIKLPRMTEALDKMPSTCATPLTGRRRTSSSSTSDMPFYNTDTPEFKMVDTSLLRMEDPFAKSPEMLGRGGRGGRGSRGRGRATPRTPRGRGRGRGGGRGAMYMKETMGIYGRVCGPATTTVQLFEEETCMMDDNATPAKPSHLLDEDSQSSVKSSTNESSKAKKSKFADLFDSNKVWSASDVKEYTWPPPENRDASEHQVMMIQEQVAMFLGVKSFKRRYPELKRRAISAAERDYVLSKGIVTEALCDLGITAVDASEVLDIMLSDYPHKYEEYRSYQREKQLSDPTPEPVAKEPREIRMDRASDKPEPPKVDPEKTRLIMAAAAIASASEWNARMNALRRPACVDLQSLTIQRRRAPTPSNPQIRVTPPHGFYPHALLPGQYQHTYRAYTSEQLRYFPLNTVVAAAPAPPSPQVSSSESEPDWSHASSSDSEDTHRMHKRKKLTKVKRSSETEVNPPRVEEPEVDTCRTCKLRLEANRKTTHERFLVCATCNAKLHPGCVDLQPDTIRKCREYAWQCNECKTCCSCSRPADAKMMFCDLCDRGHHLYCLGLQRVPDGRWHCAECAICKSCGGRSPGGPPAPGSDPSSGPQGSLTEPGGPHWHHQTRRGPGGHKVYSHSLCTPCASKTKRGKANP; encoded by the exons ATGGAGAGTTCTGAAGACGATGCGGGCACCGCAACAAGCGCTTCCCGCCGCGAATCGGCGCGGGAAAAGGATCTCGGACGCCTCGAAGACGTCGATGCAACTAGTAGTATTCAACAAGATACATCAGAACTCAGGACATCGTGTCAAACCCCCGCTATGTCGGAGGATAATTTCGATGGAGACAGCGTTCCTTCGCCATCGACACACGATGTCAACACTAGCACTGAGGCGATATTGGATATGATAGATGAGATCGTTGATGGGCCTGGTGCTCCGAAACGCTTACCTTTATTATTAGATACGGATGCTGAGAATGCGCCCACCAGTTGTGAACAGCAAAATGAGCAAGCTTTAGAATCCGCCACTCCTGAACCTGAATTAGGTTTGAGCACCagttctattataaaaaatcataattcaGAGGTTGAAAATGTAGAAAGTGATACAAAGTGTACATCAAAAACGCAAAATGAAGACATTTCCATGCAATCTAATCCCTGTGATAGTGTTAAAAATTCCCACACTGATGATGTaaacataaacattaaacatcaAAGTCCAGAGATTAGTGCAAATCCTAAACATGGGTTAAGTGACAATTGTGAGAGTTTTGCCAGTGATAAATCTTGTTTAAGTGAAGTTTCTGAAACTGGTGCAAGAGTAAAATCAAATACTGAATCCGTAGCCTGTGTGTCAACAGAGGTTGGTCAAAGTTCATGTACAGAGAATGTAACCGTGTGTGCCACTGTACCTTCTGTTGCCCCTTTatgtagtaaaaatattagaagCTCAAATATTAGGAGTGTAGAAAGAAATATTGAGTCCCCTATAAACATAGAGAATCATGTTAACATTTCAGAACTTCAACTAGAGTCTATTACATGTGTTTCAACTAACAATGTTGAAAGTAGTAATGGTGATCATTTAGAAAGTGCAAGACACTGTTTACAAAAGGAAGTTGAAAGAACTGAAATTCTGTCTAATTCATGTAGTATATCTGGTGATGATAGAGAAAGCTCTCAAATTGAAAGTGAAGGTAATTTAAAGTGTAAAAACACAGTTACAAGCCCAAATATAGTATTGGCAGCAAGTAATTGTGAATCAAGTGATAAGGTAGAGAGTTCTTCaaatcttgaaatattaagtactGATCATAATATATCAAGTGTCCCATTATCAAAATCTGTGGATTGTGGAACAAATGATAGTCCaataaagattgatattgaAAGCAGTAGAACCAGTAAAAATGCTCCAGTTCTGGAACAGAGTAAAAGATCAGAAACAGAGCCCTCCTCTGCTTCAAATCTAGCTTCTAAAACATCTTGTGACAACAATTCTAATAATGAGTGTGTACCTGGATCAGGTACTAGAAATACTCAGGTCATAGAAAATTCTGAAACCTCActgaatattgaaaatatttccgAGAATACTTCAAACTCAGAATCTACAATTGCTTTGGATCCTGCAGTATCAAAAGCCGGTCTCTCACTTGAAAACCTAGAAGATACTATAAAAACAGTAGTAAGCAATATCCAGCAAGCCACCAGCTCAAAAAGCTTATCCAGCCCCATGCCAAGTATTCCCTCGAGCAGTGTTACTAGGACTGAAGGGAGCATATCAATGGAAGCAATGAATGATAGACTGAAGTGTGTTACAACATGTGAAAAAAAGGACATAGTTGTTGTTGAAAGTGCTGAGTCCACATCTAGTGACTGTAGTGCAAGTGAAGTGAAATCTTATAGTGTGGAATCAATGTCAAGAATCCCATTAAGAAGAAGGTTAGTGCGTCCTGCTCTTTCACGACCCGACTCAACAGTGTCCTCCACAGTTGATTCAAGTATTACTCCTCATACATCTGAACATTCAAGTGAGTGTATTAAGGATGTATCTAGTTCATCAGATGCTGTAACTACTGTACAGGATAGTGATAATACAGAAGATATTAGAAGTGTCAGTGAAATAAGTATTTGCAAAGCAGAAACTTCTACAAGTCCCCATAAGAAAATTAGACTTATTAGAAGAAAAAATGATCCCCAATTAAATAGTACCCCATTTGAGAGTTTAATAAGAGAAAGCAAGGAATGTGAATCCACATCATCATGTGAAGAGAAATTAACTGTAACAAGTGAACAAGTACCATCTGTAAGTGTTTCATCACACATTAAAGAGAATTTGGACTATAAATCTTCTCCAGATATCACTGATCATTTAGAGAATTCTAATGATAGTCCAACCCCTTCGAGTTCTTTAAAGAACCCTGAACTAATTAGATATCCAGATAATAAAGAACATGAAAGAGTTCCCCCTTTAAAACTACATATAccaaatgaaaataaagtaCTGGAGAAATTGCAATCTCATGAACACTCCAAGGGTGAAAGATCTAGTTATAATATTGAGCTAAAAGAAGAAAAACTTGATGAATCAGAAAGAATTGTACCCAAGTTAACAATCAAAGTTAATAATACTCCATGTGACAAACCAGATTTAAAATCTCCAATACCTAAACTAACCATAAAGCCTGTTAAAGTTCCCATTTCAGAAGAAAATGATAGAATATCCGAGGATAAAGTATTTAAAgctaatattacaaaattgaatattaaaccCATACTTAAGCCacctgaaaaaataaatgaaatccaTAGAAAATCTAGTAGTAGTGAAATATCAGAGTCTGAATACTCAGAAAATGATGACAGTACAAGCACATCAGACCCACCATCCGCCAATGAACAAGGGCCATTAGATGTTGTTCCAAAAGTCACTATTAAATTGGGTAAGCCAGGTACCGATTCTGAAGGTAAATTTTACACAGAGTCTAACATTCCAAAACTAACAATAAAAGGTATTCAAAATAGTAATGAGGAAGGGAGAGAATCACcatcaaaattaaaacttgttgTTTGTCAATCTGAAGAAAAACAGATGGAAAAAGTACCAAAATTGACAATTAAATCAGTAAGTATATCGGAAGGTCAACCCTTAAGTCCAAAATTAACCATTAAGCCATTAAAGCCACCTGATGGTCTAAATAGAGATATTATATATGAAGATAATCCCCCCATCCCCAAACTTATTATTTCAACTGATTCATCTCATTCTGATCAGAAAGATCAGAGCCATGTGCATAAAGTCACAATAAAACCTATTACTAAGCCTGATACTGAAGCTTTTAGTAAAAcaccaaaaaaaacaatgccggaaaatttagaaaacatacctgtaataacaaaattaaatattaaacctGTTATAAAGCCAGATAATAATTTAGaagtatgtaataaaatagacGAAAAAGTTCCTATAGtctcaaaaattaatattaaacctATAATAAAACCAATAGAGGTTGATTTTTCTAAAGAAGATAATATTCCTAagataactaaattaaacattaaacctATTAAAAGCCCTGACGGCAACTCATCTAGAGACACTGATTGTCAAGAAGATACCATAGAAGAGACTAAACCCATAATTACAAAGTTAAATATCAAACCAATTTTAAAACCCAAAGATGAAGACATTTCTAAGGAATCTGAGAATCATTCATCTGAAAACTCTAGTGATGacaataatgataatattcctattgttacaaaaattaatatcaaaccCATATGTCGACCAACTGAATTAGAAGAAACAGAACCATGTAATGCATCAAAAGATGAAAATATCCCAATTGTTCCGAAGCTTATTATCAAACCTCTAGTGAAGCCAGATCAGCCAGGACCTCAATCAccaaaaaaagagcgtactagtAGTCCAGATTTGAGAAACCAGAATATTCCATTGGTTactaaattgaatataaaacCTATAGTAAAACCAGATGAAAACCAACTAAAGCTTGAAGATGGTGAAGATGTCAAAAATCCTCCCCTGTTGATGAAAATCAATAGAAAAACAAGGTCAGATTCTGGGAGTGATACACAGTACCATATTGATAAAGGCATggatcaatataataatattcatcATAATATAccaattatttctaaattaaatgttaagcctaattttatagaaacaaaATCCGTTTGTAATGCACATGAATCTCTAGAACAAAGTAACTATGCTCAAAATGACAACCAGCATGATAAGCAAGACTTGGTATCCATAGGCACCCTAGGTGAAGTAAAACCGGCTCCTGTTAGACAAGCCAATCAACCAgatttgaaattaaatcataaaggtgacatagaaaataattttgaagaaACTTCAAATAGAGTTCCATCAACAACTTTAACTAAGGAACTCAATGAAGATAGCAAGGATAGTAAAAGTTTCTCAGATAAAACTgatgttacatttaattatcaaataagcAACATTCAAAAACCTGTGATGGAAGAAGAGAAACAATTAAGGCAAAAATCCCAACCTAGCAACACAAACTGTACTCTTCTTAAGAAATTGTTGGAAAATCGCAAGTATGACAATAGTAGCTTGAATAGTGATAGTAGCCCTAATACATCAAACTCTATATTGCCTGTTCAAACAGGCCATACCCCATCAAACGACTGTACAAAACatgaaattattgatttatgcAATTCAAATGATGATGAAAGAGAGTCTTCGCCTGCTCAATTAAAGATCCGATCAATGCAAGATTTGTGTAATGAAGTAAGTGAAAGCGTTACAAAACCTCTAGAAATTAGTATAtctgataaaataaatcaatgctCTGACCAAGATTCACcaagaataatattaaagattaATAAGACTGATCATGGTGCTTCTGCCAAAATTATTActgatgaaattattaataaaaacgaaaCTAAAGGTGTTAGCCCAACTGACAGTATGATGACGAACAGAAGAAGACCTATTTTACTTGGTAGAAAGAAGCAAGAATCAGAATCAGCTAACGTCTCTGAAGGCAAAAAATTGAGAAGCTCTAGAATTGTACAGAGTCCAGAAAAATCTTCTTTTCCTAAAAAGAACACTGGAAAAAGGCCTTCTAACTTGGATTCTTCGACTGGTCCACCATCACCTAAAGAAGCTGAACTTTCTGTTCTGGATTCAAAAAGACTGAAATTAGGACAACTTTTGTCCAGTAAAACATTGACAATCACTCCTGTCGTAGTATCTAAAACAGGTCCGATTACTCCAACAGATTCATTAGAGATTAGACAAGCGAAAATAAATCATTCCTTATTAAATAACGAAAATTGTTCTAAAAATGGTAgttcaaaattacataatattctaTCAAACCTTCAAGCAAAACAACAGCTTAAAGTGATGCCGTTAAATGATCTTCATTCGGAAAGAAAGCACAGTGAGAGTCCTGAATTAAAATCGGGTGGGACATCACTAGATAGTAACCCTAATATTCAGGTGGAAAGTGAACCTCTCCATCAGAACTGTGATGAGATAAGAGACACTTTATTTCAAGAAAGCGCTGAATCGCGAGATTATAACATAACACCTGATCCATTATCTCGGGATCCACTTGAAGTCGTTACTTTGAAAGGATCTCCAGATATTACTGCGGAGGATGCTGTAAAGATACCATCAATCGTTGAAATGACACCTCAACCTAAGAAACGTGGCCGTCCAAGAAAATTGCCTGTCTCAGAAGGAGCGAAACCTTTAGTTCTACCAACACCAGCACTCGAGGAGAGGCCCCAGCGATCATTACGCCTATCAAG AGATCGACCAGTGCTCATCGTGAAACCGAGAGGCAGAGGCCGCGGGCGGGGTCGTCGGATGGACCCCGAGCAGACGCCACCGCAAGAAGCGGGAGTTGTGGACACCGCTAATAAATTCTTTGATGAAAAAACAGAGGAGATCGACCCGACCAGTTCTCGGATAAAGCTCCCGCGGATGACGGAAGCGTTGGACAAAATGCCTTCGACGTGTGCCACCCCGCTGACGGGTAGACGAAGAACTTCATCGTCGTCCACGAGCGATATGCCCTTCTACAACACGGACACTCCAGAGTTTAAGATGGTAGACACGTCTCTGCTGCGGATGGAGGATCCCTTCGCGAAGTCCCCGGAAATGCTGGGACGAGGGGGGCGCGGCGGGCGTGGCAGCCGAGGTCGGGGCAGGGCCACTCCTAGGACTCCCCGAGGCAGAGGCAGAGGCCGGGGAGGTGGAAGAGGCGCCATGTATATGAAG gaaaCAATGGGTATATATGGACGAGTCTGTGGTCCGGCTACAACCACTGTGCAGCTCTTTGAAGAGGAAACCTGCATGATGGATGACAATGCCACACCTGCTAA GCCCTCACATTTACTCGACGAAGACTCTCAGAGCTCAGTGAAGAGCTCAACAAACGAAAGCAGCAAAGCAAAGAAGTCGAAGTTTGCTGATCTTTTTGACag TAATAAAGTGTGGTCGGCGTCAGATGTCAAAGAGTATACCTGGCCCCCACCTGAAAACAGAGATGCGTCAGAGCACCAA GTCATGATGATACAAGAGCAAGTAGCCATGTTTCTGGGAGTGAAGAGTTTCAAGCGACGTTATCCAGAGTTGAAACGTCGCGCCATTTCCGCTGCAGAAAGGGATTATGTGCTCAGCAAAGGGATTGTCACTGAGGCCCTCTGTGATTTAG GAATAACGGCGGTAGACGCAAGCGAAGTGCTCGACATAATGCTGTCGGACTACCCACATAAATACGAAGAATACAGATCATACCAGCGAGAGAAGCAGCTGTCTGATCCTACTCCGGAGCCAGTTGCCAAAGAACCTAGAGAGATCAGAATGGACAGGGCCAGTGATAAACCGGAACCACCAAAAGTCGACCCGGAGAAAACTAGACTG attatgGCCGCAGCCGCTATCGCATCAGCGAGTGAATGGAACGCTCGTATGAACGCGTTGAGGCGACCGGCCTGCGTGGACCTTCAGAGTCTCACCATACAACGGCGAAGGGCTCCAACGCCCTCTAACCCCCAAATAAGGGTTACGCCGCCTCATGGATTTTACCCCCACGCGTTATTGCCCGGACAGTATCAACATACCTACAGGGCCTATACGTCGGAGCAACTGcg CTATTTCCCGCTGAACACAGTGGTGGCGGCCGCTCCCGCTCCCCCTTCACCTCAGGTGTCCAGCTCTGAGTCGGAGCCCGACTGGTCCCATGCCTCTTCTTCTGACAGCGAAGACACGCATAGGATGCATAAG CGTAAAAAACTAACAAAAGTGAAGCGTAGCAGCGAAACGGAAGTGAATCCTCCCCGAGTGGAAGAACCGGAAGTGGACACATGTCGCACTTGCAAGCTGCGACTTGAAGCCAATAGGAAGACCACGCATGAGCGTTTCCTTGTATGCGCTACTTGCAATGCTAAAC TACACCCGGGCTGCGTGGACCTCCAACCGGACACGATCCGCAAATGCCGCGAGTACGCGTGGCAGTGCAACGAGTGCAAGACGTGCTGCTCGTGCTCGAGACCAGCAGACGCCAAGATGATGTTCTGCGACCTCTGCGACAGAGGGCACCACCTCTACTGCTTGGGACTGCAGCGGGTGCCTGATG GTCGATGGCACTGCGCAGAATGTGCAATTTGCAAATCTTGCGGCGGGCGTTCTCCCGGCGGGCCTCCGGCGCCGGGGTCAGACCCCTCCTCCGGGCCCCAGGGCTCATTGACGGAGCCGGGAGGGCCCCATTGGCACCACCAGACACGACGGGGCCCTGGTGGACATAAGGTCTACTCGCATTCGCTTTGCACCCCATGTGCCAG TAAAACCAAGAGGGGAAAAGCCAACCCATAG